Part of the Nicotiana sylvestris chromosome 2, ASM39365v2, whole genome shotgun sequence genome, CTACTGGTAAATGTCTAAATAAGGATGTATCAATTATTACAATCCCCAATCCCATGCTCAACACCAATACCATCCCCACCTTCGTGTCCAGAAATATGGAGTTCAAGAACTATATATCAATGAAAAACACAAAAAGAGCATGTAGAGGGAATGAGACAAAGAGATGAAAAGATTCTAAATTGGTAAAGAAGTCTACTTGCAACTGACAAAGTTTATGTTTATTCTAGATAACTCAATCCGAATACCAGGAAGCCTAGTAAACAAATTTAAGAAGCATGAATGAGTTAAAAGAGTAATCAAAATTATCGACTGCATTATAGGACAGAAGAAAGTAGGAATTAAGAACAGATACCTGAATTATACCCTTGATTCTCCAAACCCCTCGAGTGTAGACTACAACGTGAGAATCATCTGGATGCAGTGCCTCTACCTCTTTCCTTACCTCCTCAACCCCAACATTATGATCTATAGACAAACGTTCGGCCACAACTGTTGCTGAATCACCCGTCTGGCCAGTCGCCACTCTCCTGCCGAGCACTGCCCTGGAGTCCCCAAGATTTGCCACGTACAATTTATCTTTCGAAATTGCTCCAACAAGACAACAAGATCCCACAGAAGCAATCTGAGGCTGATCCAGCCAAGACTGCTTCACTAACCGCAAGAATCCCTCCTCAATGGCATCAAATGCTTTCCTGATCACGTCCTCAGACATTCCTCCTTCTTCCAATGCAATCTCTACAGTATACCAAAATAAGGAAATGAAAAACAATCCGAGCAATTTCCAATATCTCTAACAACATTGATTAAGATATTCAAAAATTGAACCGTTCCACAATTTGAACAAGCTCATTTCCTTTCTCTTCCAGTCCACATATAATTTTCTCAAAGAATCCCCTCAATCTCATGATATTTTAACAGCATAAgtaaatcatcacagaatccaaCAATCAAGCAACAACAACCCAACAACTATGCCTTAGTCCAAAATAAGTTGGGGTCGCTTATATGAATGTTCACTAACAAATGTTCCCCATTTATATTCATCTCAGGCCAAGATtatacaaaacaaaaataaaacggAAAGTACTAGAAGAGAATCCAACAATCAAGGTGTTAGAAAAATTGTACTAATGCTAGGTTAGAATTCTCCACCTGACAAAGCAGAAAAATTGTACTAGCATACTTTTGTTATTAGACCTAGACGACTGACAAGAAACAACAAATAGTAAAGGTCCTACAAGACTCGCTCTAAAACTCAAAGACTCAAACTTTGATAGTATAAAGAGGGAGATAAGAGTTACTTTGGAGGTAAGGGAAAAGGTTGTTGTTGATGAAGCGAGAAGCTTGAGGGCCACCATGACCATCATAAACACCAACATAAGTAGCAGAAGGTGTTGTAAATACTTGACCCTGGTCTTCAAGCAGTGAATTGGCCTGAACCACTGCAACCGAATAGTCACCTGTGGCATGTTGTTTCAAGTCCATGTGCCACATAAGACCATCACCATCGCCACCACCA contains:
- the LOC104218017 gene encoding probable protein phosphatase 2C 63, producing MLSSCLGSCFGGGDGDGLMWHMDLKQHATGDYSVAVVQANSLLEDQGQVFTTPSATYVGVYDGHGGPQASRFINNNLFPYLQKIALEEGGMSEDVIRKAFDAIEEGFLRLVKQSWLDQPQIASVGSCCLVGAISKDKLYVANLGDSRAVLGRRVATGQTGDSATVVAERLSIDHNVGVEEVRKEVEALHPDDSHVVVYTRGVWRIKGIIQVSRSIGDVYLKKPEFSRDPLFIQYGYPIPLKRAVMSAEPSILIRKIRPEDLFLIFASDGLWDQLSDEAAVDLVLKNPRTGIAKRLVRAALEEAAKKNEMRYEEIKRLEKGARRHIHDDITVIVIYLDRQDMSANARLNIVKGTSVPVDIYSLNSGHQGENTSSVSP